CCCCTCCtccaacgccgccgccgccgccatggcggGGCTCGCCGACGAGTTCTTCCTCGGCATCGACGAGGACGGCCCGGGGTCGCTCGGGGAGCCCTCCTACCTCTCCTTCTCCGACGCCTTCGAGGAGGAGGAGCACCACTTCACCCACTCCGACATCTCCCCCGACTTCGACATCGAATCTCAAACCCTAACCCCCGCCCCGGGCTCCCCCTTCTCCTTCGACTCCGACCACGACCTCGACCTCGACCTCAGCCTCGGCCTCGGCCGCCTCTCTCCGTCCTTCCTCCGGATGCGGAgcccctccccggcccgctccccGCCCTTCTGGGACTGCCTCGAGGAGGACCTCGCCGACGACCTCGCGGACGGCCTCGAGTGGGAGGAGATCGCCGACGCCGACGACGCCGGGGACGCCTCCGTCCCTGGGGGTGGCGGTGGGGGCGGGGCGGGAGGAGGGGGCGACGCCGATGCCGACGTGTTCGGCTTCCTCAGCGAGCGGGAGATCCTGGGCGTCATGGAGGGGATCGACAGCGGGGAGGACGAGTCCATGTTCTCCGACGAGCCGCCCTTTGATTTCGGCGACGAGGGCCCGGAGCTCGACGACATATTCCGGAGCGTCGGCTGGGAGGTGCTGCCGGTGCCGCTGGATGACGACGAGTTCGAGGTGCTGCCGGGGCATATGGCGGACGTGACggtggggggcgcgccacctGCAGCGCGGGCGGCAGTGGAGCGGCTCCAGGTGGTGGCGATCAgtggggaggaggccgcccaGGGATGCGCCGTGTGCAAGGACGGGATCGTGCAGGGGGAGCTCGCCACGCGGCTGCCGTGTGCACACTTCTACCATGGGGCGTGCATTGGGCCATGGCTCGCCATACGCAACTCATGCCCGGTGTGCCGTTACGAGCTGCCCACTGATGACCCCGACTATGAGCAGCGGCGGGCGAGGCGGCGTTCTGCTGGTGGTTCCACAGCACAGTTGGGCACACCTAT
This sequence is a window from Aegilops tauschii subsp. strangulata cultivar AL8/78 chromosome 7, Aet v6.0, whole genome shotgun sequence. Protein-coding genes within it:
- the LOC109745065 gene encoding uncharacterized protein, which encodes MAGLADEFFLGIDEDGPGSLGEPSYLSFSDAFEEEEHHFTHSDISPDFDIESQTLTPAPGSPFSFDSDHDLDLDLSLGLGRLSPSFLRMRSPSPARSPPFWDCLEEDLADDLADGLEWEEIADADDAGDASVPGGGGGGGAGGGGDADADVFGFLSEREILGVMEGIDSGEDESMFSDEPPFDFGDEGPELDDIFRSVGWEVLPVPLDDDEFEVLPGHMADVTVGGAPPAARAAVERLQVVAISGEEAAQGCAVCKDGIVQGELATRLPCAHFYHGACIGPWLAIRNSCPVCRYELPTDDPDYEQRRARRRSAGGSTAQLGTPMQM